One window of Medicago truncatula cultivar Jemalong A17 chromosome 2, MtrunA17r5.0-ANR, whole genome shotgun sequence genomic DNA carries:
- the LOC11425451 gene encoding uncharacterized protein isoform X3: protein MKEDDVVTSSKKKNHKPHSAASSAGASSPPYDTTGEASRRDKSSADSYMLIASALHGASNPSCRPWERCDLLRRLSTFKIAGKLPKVGGPLACAKRGWVNVDVSKIECELCGVQLDYALPSASSAEEADASSEELSKQLDRGHKINCPWRGNSCPESLVQFPPTSHSALIGGFKDRCDGLLQFYSLPIVSSSAVEQMRVTHGPQIDRFIAQLQIQTAGELGYRAETSLTGEQAPHSYSHAQKLISLCGWEPRWLPNVLDCGEQSAESAKNGYNSDPAKGSAPGPAPSKEFSNSSRKDTGDNDVLGSEFNCESRSPLLDCSLCGATVRIWDFLTAPRPVHLTPCGTDTPQTSKKIASMRGISAASGINEWAAADGVEKERTGDRDEATTSGKRKLVSNKGLDLNLKMASGPRRSLINVTSTLDHVQYAGEGSNLRNRGPSGSDVGGPAASYESQGPNVRKRRLDDGATRADRPPLSMQQADSADRTVVNHDNNEISGGQQYSAGPSKRARDANHLETLQFSLRNTSGAVPSYSANIQSEAEENTVNQLNAEKDHVTSMPFTRESTHASSVIAMNGRYHSSDDESMESVENSPADFNEVNFPSVDLNETSELNSSYQAQQSACNQPPLERTGGEAGLSSSNVCGEVLNTEILTAQARDGPSFGISGGSVGMGASHEAEIHGTDVSVHRVDSLGDAEQIAEVIENHGHVSEFTPYHGHNGDFVPEEMSREDPQGDSQAVVSQSTARVDSGSKTIASTKVESVESGEKTSCSMETPGLENSAHPSLSCNAVVCSAYEVSKEEVAQTGKPSYIDDGAHPSLSCNAVVCSAYEVSKEEVTQTGKPSYIDDGAHPSLSCNAVVCSAYEVSKEEVTQTGKESYIDVSTYHESGNLDADVVGTPYRDNSSGRVEFDPIKLHNDYCPWVNGVVAAAGSDSPCSTSDVGPAARCGWQLTLEALDSFQLLGHLPVQTLESESAASMCKGDRFTSSQKLLARNSFVRHQGKN, encoded by the exons atgaaggaagaCGATGTTGTAACCTCttcgaagaagaagaatcatAAACCACATTCTGCTGCTAG CTCTGCCGGAGCTTCATCTCCGCCGTACGACACCACCGGAGAAGCTAGCCGGCGTGACAAATCCAGCGCGGATTCGTACATGCTCATTGCTTCAGCGCTGCACGGTGCTTCAAATCCTTCGTGCAGACCATGGGAACGCTGTGATTTGCTTCGTCGCCTTTCCACTTTCAAAATCGCCGGAAAATTGCCCAAG GTTGGTGGTCCTTTAGCTTGTGCTAAAAGAGGGTGGGTAAATGTTGATGTTAGTAAGATTGAGTGTGAGTTATGTGGTGTGCAGTTAGATTACGCGTTGCCCTCGGCTTCCTCGGCTGAAG AAGCTGATGCTTCCAGTGAAGAACTTTCTAAACAGCTTGATAGAGGACACAAAATCAACTGTCCCTGGAGAGGTAATAGCTGTCCAGAAAGCTTGGTGCAGTTTCCTCCTACCTCACATTCAGCTCTTATTGGAGGTTTCAAGGACCGGTGTGATGGACTCTTGCAGTTCTACTCTCTTCCGATTGTATCTTCATCTGCAGTTGAGCAGATGCGGGTTACACATGGCCCTCAAATCGATAGATTTATTGCTCAATTGCAAATTCAGACAGCTGGAGAATTGGGGTACAGAGCAGAAACCAGCCTTACTGGAGAACAGGCTCCTCATTCATACTCACAT GCACAAAAGCTTATAAGTCTCTGTGGATGGGAGCCACGGTGGCTGCCTAATGTGCTCGACTGTGGAGAACAGTCGGCTGAATCTGCTAAAAATGGGTACAACTCTGATCCAGCCAAAGGCTCTGCACCAGGTCCGGCTCCAAGCAAGGAGTTTTCAAATTCGTCCAGGAAAGATACCGGGGATAATGATGTACTGGGTTCAGAATTTAATTGTGAATCTAGGTCACCTTTGTTAGATTGTAGCTTATGTGGAGCCACAGTTAGAATATGGGATTTCTTGACTGCCCCCCGTCCAGTTCATTTGACTCCCTGTGGGACCGATACTCCTCAAACgagcaagaaaatagcatcaatgCGAGGAATAAGTGCAGCTAGTGGTATCAATGAATGGGCTGCTGCTGATGGTGTTGAGAAAGAGAGAACTGGAGATCGTGATGAGGCGACAACATCCGGTAAAAGGAAATTAGTATCCAATAAAGGTTTGGATTTAAATCTTAAAATGGCTAGTGGGCCACGTCGTTCTCTAATAAATGTGACTTCAACCTTAGATCATGTGCAATATGCTGGTGAAGGAAGCAATTTAAGGAATAGGGGCCCTTCAGGAAGTGATGTTGGTGGTCCGGCAGCTTCTTATGAATCACAAGGCCCCAATGTACGCAAGCGCAGGTTGGATGATGGTGCAACCAGAGCTGACAGGCCACCTCTAAGCATGCAACAGGCTGATAGTGCTGACAGAACTGTAGTTAACCATGATAATAATGAAATCAGTGGTGGTCAGCAGTATTCAGCTGGCCCATCAAAGCGTGCCCGTGATGCTAATCATTTAGAAACACTCCAGTTTTCATTAAGAAATACTTCTGGTGCTGTACCCAGCTATTCAGCGAATATTCAATCAGAAGCAGAGGAAAACACAGTTAACCAGTTGAACGCAGAGAAGGACCATGTTACCAGCATGCCATTTACTAGAGAGTCCACTCATGCATCATCTGTTATTGCGATGAATGGGCGTTATCACAGTTCAGATGATGAATCAATGGAAAGTGTTGAAAATTCTCCTGCAGATTTTAATGAAGTCAATTTCCCTTCTGTTGATTTGAATGAAACATCAGAGTTGAATAGCAGCTATCAAGCGCAACAGAGTGCTTGTAACCAACCTCCTTTAGAAAGAACAGGAGGGGAAGCAGGTCTTAGCAGTTCAAATGTTTGTGGGGAAGTTTTGAACACAGAGATATTGACTGCACAGGCTAGGGATGGTCCTAGTTTTGGTATTAGCGGCGGAAGTGTTGGTATGGGTGCAAGTCACGAGGCTGAAATCCATGGGACTGATGTCTCAGTTCATCGAGTTGATAGTTTGGGCGATGCTGAGCAAATTGCTGAAGTGATCGAAAATCACGGCCACGTTAGTGAATTTACACCATATCATGGACATAATGGCGATTTTGTGCCAGAGGAAATGAGTCGAGAAGATCCTCAAGGGGATAGTCAGGCTGTGGTATCTCAGTCTACAGCAAGGGTTGATAGTGGCTCAAAAACTATAGCTTCAACCAAGGTCGAGTCTGTTGAAAGTGGTGAAAAAACCAGTTGTAGCATGGAGACGCCAGGCCTTGAAAATAGTGCGCATCCGTCCCTTTCTTGCAATGCTGTTGTATGTTCTGCCTATGAAGTGTCCAAG GAAGAAGTTGCTCAGACTGGGAAGCCATCTTATATTGATGATGGGGCTCATCCGTCTCTTTCTTGCAATGCTGTTGTATGTTCTGCCTATGAAGTGTCCAAGGAAGAAGTTACTCAGACTGGGAAGCCATCTTATATTGATGATGGGGCTCATCCGTCTCTTTCTTGCAATGCTGTTGTATGTTCTGCCTATGAAGTCTCCAAGGAAGAAGTTACTCAGACCGGGAAGGAATCTTATATTGATGTTAGTACATATCATGAATCAGGCAATTTAGATGCCGATGTTGTGG GGACTCCTTACAGAGACAACAGTAGTGGACGTGTTGAATTTGATCCAATCAAATTACATAATGACTACTGTCCTTGGGTGAATGGAGTTGTTGCGGCTGCTGGCTCTGATAGTCCTTGTTCCACTTCTGATGTGGGTCCTGCAGCTCGTTGTGGCTGGCAGCTGACTTTGGAAGCCCTTGATTCTTTCCAGTTGCTTGGGCATCTTCCAGTGCAAACTCTGGAATCCGAGTCGGCAGCATCCATGTGTAAG GGTGACCGGTTCACTTCCAGCCAGAAATTGTTAGCGCGCAACTCCTTTGTAAGACACCAAGGAAAAAACTAA
- the LOC11425451 gene encoding uncharacterized protein isoform X1, with protein MKEDDVVTSSKKKNHKPHSAASSAGASSPPYDTTGEASRRDKSSADSYMLIASALHGASNPSCRPWERCDLLRRLSTFKIAGKLPKVGGPLACAKRGWVNVDVSKIECELCGVQLDYALPSASSAEEADASSEELSKQLDRGHKINCPWRGNSCPESLVQFPPTSHSALIGGFKDRCDGLLQFYSLPIVSSSAVEQMRVTHGPQIDRFIAQLQIQTAGELGYRAETSLTGEQAPHSYSHAQKLISLCGWEPRWLPNVLDCGEQSAESAKNGYNSDPAKGSAPGPAPSKEFSNSSRKDTGDNDVLGSEFNCESRSPLLDCSLCGATVRIWDFLTAPRPVHLTPCGTDTPQTSKKIASMRGISAASGINEWAAADGVEKERTGDRDEATTSGKRKLVSNKGLDLNLKMASGPRRSLINVTSTLDHVQYAGEGSNLRNRGPSGSDVGGPAASYESQGPNVRKRRLDDGATRADRPPLSMQQADSADRTVVNHDNNEISGGQQYSAGPSKRARDANHLETLQFSLRNTSGAVPSYSANIQSEAEENTVNQLNAEKDHVTSMPFTRESTHASSVIAMNGRYHSSDDESMESVENSPADFNEVNFPSVDLNETSELNSSYQAQQSACNQPPLERTGGEAGLSSSNVCGEVLNTEILTAQARDGPSFGISGGSVGMGASHEAEIHGTDVSVHRVDSLGDAEQIAEVIENHGHVSEFTPYHGHNGDFVPEEMSREDPQGDSQAVVSQSTARVDSGSKTIASTKVESVESGEKTSCSMETPGLENSAHPSLSCNAVVCSAYEVSKEEVAQTGKPSYIDDGAHPSLSCNAVVCSAYEVSKEEVAQTGKPSYIDDGAHPSLSCNAVVCSAYEVSKEEVTQTGKPSYIDDGAHPSLSCNAVVCSAYEVSKEEVTQTGKESYIDVSTYHESGNLDADVVGTPYRDNSSGRVEFDPIKLHNDYCPWVNGVVAAAGSDSPCSTSDVGPAARCGWQLTLEALDSFQLLGHLPVQTLESESAASMCKGDRFTSSQKLLARNSFVRHQGKN; from the exons atgaaggaagaCGATGTTGTAACCTCttcgaagaagaagaatcatAAACCACATTCTGCTGCTAG CTCTGCCGGAGCTTCATCTCCGCCGTACGACACCACCGGAGAAGCTAGCCGGCGTGACAAATCCAGCGCGGATTCGTACATGCTCATTGCTTCAGCGCTGCACGGTGCTTCAAATCCTTCGTGCAGACCATGGGAACGCTGTGATTTGCTTCGTCGCCTTTCCACTTTCAAAATCGCCGGAAAATTGCCCAAG GTTGGTGGTCCTTTAGCTTGTGCTAAAAGAGGGTGGGTAAATGTTGATGTTAGTAAGATTGAGTGTGAGTTATGTGGTGTGCAGTTAGATTACGCGTTGCCCTCGGCTTCCTCGGCTGAAG AAGCTGATGCTTCCAGTGAAGAACTTTCTAAACAGCTTGATAGAGGACACAAAATCAACTGTCCCTGGAGAGGTAATAGCTGTCCAGAAAGCTTGGTGCAGTTTCCTCCTACCTCACATTCAGCTCTTATTGGAGGTTTCAAGGACCGGTGTGATGGACTCTTGCAGTTCTACTCTCTTCCGATTGTATCTTCATCTGCAGTTGAGCAGATGCGGGTTACACATGGCCCTCAAATCGATAGATTTATTGCTCAATTGCAAATTCAGACAGCTGGAGAATTGGGGTACAGAGCAGAAACCAGCCTTACTGGAGAACAGGCTCCTCATTCATACTCACAT GCACAAAAGCTTATAAGTCTCTGTGGATGGGAGCCACGGTGGCTGCCTAATGTGCTCGACTGTGGAGAACAGTCGGCTGAATCTGCTAAAAATGGGTACAACTCTGATCCAGCCAAAGGCTCTGCACCAGGTCCGGCTCCAAGCAAGGAGTTTTCAAATTCGTCCAGGAAAGATACCGGGGATAATGATGTACTGGGTTCAGAATTTAATTGTGAATCTAGGTCACCTTTGTTAGATTGTAGCTTATGTGGAGCCACAGTTAGAATATGGGATTTCTTGACTGCCCCCCGTCCAGTTCATTTGACTCCCTGTGGGACCGATACTCCTCAAACgagcaagaaaatagcatcaatgCGAGGAATAAGTGCAGCTAGTGGTATCAATGAATGGGCTGCTGCTGATGGTGTTGAGAAAGAGAGAACTGGAGATCGTGATGAGGCGACAACATCCGGTAAAAGGAAATTAGTATCCAATAAAGGTTTGGATTTAAATCTTAAAATGGCTAGTGGGCCACGTCGTTCTCTAATAAATGTGACTTCAACCTTAGATCATGTGCAATATGCTGGTGAAGGAAGCAATTTAAGGAATAGGGGCCCTTCAGGAAGTGATGTTGGTGGTCCGGCAGCTTCTTATGAATCACAAGGCCCCAATGTACGCAAGCGCAGGTTGGATGATGGTGCAACCAGAGCTGACAGGCCACCTCTAAGCATGCAACAGGCTGATAGTGCTGACAGAACTGTAGTTAACCATGATAATAATGAAATCAGTGGTGGTCAGCAGTATTCAGCTGGCCCATCAAAGCGTGCCCGTGATGCTAATCATTTAGAAACACTCCAGTTTTCATTAAGAAATACTTCTGGTGCTGTACCCAGCTATTCAGCGAATATTCAATCAGAAGCAGAGGAAAACACAGTTAACCAGTTGAACGCAGAGAAGGACCATGTTACCAGCATGCCATTTACTAGAGAGTCCACTCATGCATCATCTGTTATTGCGATGAATGGGCGTTATCACAGTTCAGATGATGAATCAATGGAAAGTGTTGAAAATTCTCCTGCAGATTTTAATGAAGTCAATTTCCCTTCTGTTGATTTGAATGAAACATCAGAGTTGAATAGCAGCTATCAAGCGCAACAGAGTGCTTGTAACCAACCTCCTTTAGAAAGAACAGGAGGGGAAGCAGGTCTTAGCAGTTCAAATGTTTGTGGGGAAGTTTTGAACACAGAGATATTGACTGCACAGGCTAGGGATGGTCCTAGTTTTGGTATTAGCGGCGGAAGTGTTGGTATGGGTGCAAGTCACGAGGCTGAAATCCATGGGACTGATGTCTCAGTTCATCGAGTTGATAGTTTGGGCGATGCTGAGCAAATTGCTGAAGTGATCGAAAATCACGGCCACGTTAGTGAATTTACACCATATCATGGACATAATGGCGATTTTGTGCCAGAGGAAATGAGTCGAGAAGATCCTCAAGGGGATAGTCAGGCTGTGGTATCTCAGTCTACAGCAAGGGTTGATAGTGGCTCAAAAACTATAGCTTCAACCAAGGTCGAGTCTGTTGAAAGTGGTGAAAAAACCAGTTGTAGCATGGAGACGCCAGGCCTTGAAAATAGTGCGCATCCGTCCCTTTCTTGCAATGCTGTTGTATGTTCTGCCTATGAAGTGTCCAAGGAAGAAGTTGCTCAGACTGGGAAGCCATCTTATATTGATGATGGGGCTCATCCGTCTCTTTCTTGCAATGCTGTTGTATGTTCTGCCTATGAAGTGTCCAAGGAAGAAGTTGCTCAGACTGGGAAGCCATCTTATATTGATGATGGGGCTCATCCGTCTCTTTCTTGCAATGCTGTTGTATGTTCTGCCTATGAAGTGTCCAAGGAAGAAGTTACTCAGACTGGGAAGCCATCTTATATTGATGATGGGGCTCATCCGTCTCTTTCTTGCAATGCTGTTGTATGTTCTGCCTATGAAGTCTCCAAGGAAGAAGTTACTCAGACCGGGAAGGAATCTTATATTGATGTTAGTACATATCATGAATCAGGCAATTTAGATGCCGATGTTGTGG GGACTCCTTACAGAGACAACAGTAGTGGACGTGTTGAATTTGATCCAATCAAATTACATAATGACTACTGTCCTTGGGTGAATGGAGTTGTTGCGGCTGCTGGCTCTGATAGTCCTTGTTCCACTTCTGATGTGGGTCCTGCAGCTCGTTGTGGCTGGCAGCTGACTTTGGAAGCCCTTGATTCTTTCCAGTTGCTTGGGCATCTTCCAGTGCAAACTCTGGAATCCGAGTCGGCAGCATCCATGTGTAAG GGTGACCGGTTCACTTCCAGCCAGAAATTGTTAGCGCGCAACTCCTTTGTAAGACACCAAGGAAAAAACTAA
- the LOC11425451 gene encoding uncharacterized protein isoform X2 — MKEDDVVTSSKKKNHKPHSAASSAGASSPPYDTTGEASRRDKSSADSYMLIASALHGASNPSCRPWERCDLLRRLSTFKIAGKLPKVGGPLACAKRGWVNVDVSKIECELCGVQLDYALPSASSAEADASSEELSKQLDRGHKINCPWRGNSCPESLVQFPPTSHSALIGGFKDRCDGLLQFYSLPIVSSSAVEQMRVTHGPQIDRFIAQLQIQTAGELGYRAETSLTGEQAPHSYSHAQKLISLCGWEPRWLPNVLDCGEQSAESAKNGYNSDPAKGSAPGPAPSKEFSNSSRKDTGDNDVLGSEFNCESRSPLLDCSLCGATVRIWDFLTAPRPVHLTPCGTDTPQTSKKIASMRGISAASGINEWAAADGVEKERTGDRDEATTSGKRKLVSNKGLDLNLKMASGPRRSLINVTSTLDHVQYAGEGSNLRNRGPSGSDVGGPAASYESQGPNVRKRRLDDGATRADRPPLSMQQADSADRTVVNHDNNEISGGQQYSAGPSKRARDANHLETLQFSLRNTSGAVPSYSANIQSEAEENTVNQLNAEKDHVTSMPFTRESTHASSVIAMNGRYHSSDDESMESVENSPADFNEVNFPSVDLNETSELNSSYQAQQSACNQPPLERTGGEAGLSSSNVCGEVLNTEILTAQARDGPSFGISGGSVGMGASHEAEIHGTDVSVHRVDSLGDAEQIAEVIENHGHVSEFTPYHGHNGDFVPEEMSREDPQGDSQAVVSQSTARVDSGSKTIASTKVESVESGEKTSCSMETPGLENSAHPSLSCNAVVCSAYEVSKEEVAQTGKPSYIDDGAHPSLSCNAVVCSAYEVSKEEVAQTGKPSYIDDGAHPSLSCNAVVCSAYEVSKEEVTQTGKPSYIDDGAHPSLSCNAVVCSAYEVSKEEVTQTGKESYIDVSTYHESGNLDADVVGTPYRDNSSGRVEFDPIKLHNDYCPWVNGVVAAAGSDSPCSTSDVGPAARCGWQLTLEALDSFQLLGHLPVQTLESESAASMCKGDRFTSSQKLLARNSFVRHQGKN; from the exons atgaaggaagaCGATGTTGTAACCTCttcgaagaagaagaatcatAAACCACATTCTGCTGCTAG CTCTGCCGGAGCTTCATCTCCGCCGTACGACACCACCGGAGAAGCTAGCCGGCGTGACAAATCCAGCGCGGATTCGTACATGCTCATTGCTTCAGCGCTGCACGGTGCTTCAAATCCTTCGTGCAGACCATGGGAACGCTGTGATTTGCTTCGTCGCCTTTCCACTTTCAAAATCGCCGGAAAATTGCCCAAG GTTGGTGGTCCTTTAGCTTGTGCTAAAAGAGGGTGGGTAAATGTTGATGTTAGTAAGATTGAGTGTGAGTTATGTGGTGTGCAGTTAGATTACGCGTTGCCCTCGGCTTCCTCGGCTGAAG CTGATGCTTCCAGTGAAGAACTTTCTAAACAGCTTGATAGAGGACACAAAATCAACTGTCCCTGGAGAGGTAATAGCTGTCCAGAAAGCTTGGTGCAGTTTCCTCCTACCTCACATTCAGCTCTTATTGGAGGTTTCAAGGACCGGTGTGATGGACTCTTGCAGTTCTACTCTCTTCCGATTGTATCTTCATCTGCAGTTGAGCAGATGCGGGTTACACATGGCCCTCAAATCGATAGATTTATTGCTCAATTGCAAATTCAGACAGCTGGAGAATTGGGGTACAGAGCAGAAACCAGCCTTACTGGAGAACAGGCTCCTCATTCATACTCACAT GCACAAAAGCTTATAAGTCTCTGTGGATGGGAGCCACGGTGGCTGCCTAATGTGCTCGACTGTGGAGAACAGTCGGCTGAATCTGCTAAAAATGGGTACAACTCTGATCCAGCCAAAGGCTCTGCACCAGGTCCGGCTCCAAGCAAGGAGTTTTCAAATTCGTCCAGGAAAGATACCGGGGATAATGATGTACTGGGTTCAGAATTTAATTGTGAATCTAGGTCACCTTTGTTAGATTGTAGCTTATGTGGAGCCACAGTTAGAATATGGGATTTCTTGACTGCCCCCCGTCCAGTTCATTTGACTCCCTGTGGGACCGATACTCCTCAAACgagcaagaaaatagcatcaatgCGAGGAATAAGTGCAGCTAGTGGTATCAATGAATGGGCTGCTGCTGATGGTGTTGAGAAAGAGAGAACTGGAGATCGTGATGAGGCGACAACATCCGGTAAAAGGAAATTAGTATCCAATAAAGGTTTGGATTTAAATCTTAAAATGGCTAGTGGGCCACGTCGTTCTCTAATAAATGTGACTTCAACCTTAGATCATGTGCAATATGCTGGTGAAGGAAGCAATTTAAGGAATAGGGGCCCTTCAGGAAGTGATGTTGGTGGTCCGGCAGCTTCTTATGAATCACAAGGCCCCAATGTACGCAAGCGCAGGTTGGATGATGGTGCAACCAGAGCTGACAGGCCACCTCTAAGCATGCAACAGGCTGATAGTGCTGACAGAACTGTAGTTAACCATGATAATAATGAAATCAGTGGTGGTCAGCAGTATTCAGCTGGCCCATCAAAGCGTGCCCGTGATGCTAATCATTTAGAAACACTCCAGTTTTCATTAAGAAATACTTCTGGTGCTGTACCCAGCTATTCAGCGAATATTCAATCAGAAGCAGAGGAAAACACAGTTAACCAGTTGAACGCAGAGAAGGACCATGTTACCAGCATGCCATTTACTAGAGAGTCCACTCATGCATCATCTGTTATTGCGATGAATGGGCGTTATCACAGTTCAGATGATGAATCAATGGAAAGTGTTGAAAATTCTCCTGCAGATTTTAATGAAGTCAATTTCCCTTCTGTTGATTTGAATGAAACATCAGAGTTGAATAGCAGCTATCAAGCGCAACAGAGTGCTTGTAACCAACCTCCTTTAGAAAGAACAGGAGGGGAAGCAGGTCTTAGCAGTTCAAATGTTTGTGGGGAAGTTTTGAACACAGAGATATTGACTGCACAGGCTAGGGATGGTCCTAGTTTTGGTATTAGCGGCGGAAGTGTTGGTATGGGTGCAAGTCACGAGGCTGAAATCCATGGGACTGATGTCTCAGTTCATCGAGTTGATAGTTTGGGCGATGCTGAGCAAATTGCTGAAGTGATCGAAAATCACGGCCACGTTAGTGAATTTACACCATATCATGGACATAATGGCGATTTTGTGCCAGAGGAAATGAGTCGAGAAGATCCTCAAGGGGATAGTCAGGCTGTGGTATCTCAGTCTACAGCAAGGGTTGATAGTGGCTCAAAAACTATAGCTTCAACCAAGGTCGAGTCTGTTGAAAGTGGTGAAAAAACCAGTTGTAGCATGGAGACGCCAGGCCTTGAAAATAGTGCGCATCCGTCCCTTTCTTGCAATGCTGTTGTATGTTCTGCCTATGAAGTGTCCAAGGAAGAAGTTGCTCAGACTGGGAAGCCATCTTATATTGATGATGGGGCTCATCCGTCTCTTTCTTGCAATGCTGTTGTATGTTCTGCCTATGAAGTGTCCAAGGAAGAAGTTGCTCAGACTGGGAAGCCATCTTATATTGATGATGGGGCTCATCCGTCTCTTTCTTGCAATGCTGTTGTATGTTCTGCCTATGAAGTGTCCAAGGAAGAAGTTACTCAGACTGGGAAGCCATCTTATATTGATGATGGGGCTCATCCGTCTCTTTCTTGCAATGCTGTTGTATGTTCTGCCTATGAAGTCTCCAAGGAAGAAGTTACTCAGACCGGGAAGGAATCTTATATTGATGTTAGTACATATCATGAATCAGGCAATTTAGATGCCGATGTTGTGG GGACTCCTTACAGAGACAACAGTAGTGGACGTGTTGAATTTGATCCAATCAAATTACATAATGACTACTGTCCTTGGGTGAATGGAGTTGTTGCGGCTGCTGGCTCTGATAGTCCTTGTTCCACTTCTGATGTGGGTCCTGCAGCTCGTTGTGGCTGGCAGCTGACTTTGGAAGCCCTTGATTCTTTCCAGTTGCTTGGGCATCTTCCAGTGCAAACTCTGGAATCCGAGTCGGCAGCATCCATGTGTAAG GGTGACCGGTTCACTTCCAGCCAGAAATTGTTAGCGCGCAACTCCTTTGTAAGACACCAAGGAAAAAACTAA